One region of Methanotorris formicicus Mc-S-70 genomic DNA includes:
- a CDS encoding WD40 repeat domain-containing protein — MSSDGRYVVAKEKYVYFFDRDKEKLLLWRYDTEGLGDVSMSSDGRYVVARAEGKRGGIYFFNRSGELLWSYKIDKIDNGIWVAISSDGNYIVAGSYEDDGKVYFFNRSGELLWSYETGDTVSSVAISSDGNYIVAGNTNGKVYFFNRSGELLWSYETGDTV, encoded by the coding sequence ATGAGTTCCGATGGAAGGTATGTCGTCGCAAAGGAAAAATATGTATATTTTTTCGATAGGGACAAAGAAAAGTTGTTGTTGTGGAGATATGATACCGAAGGACTTGGAGATGTATCGATGAGTTCCGATGGAAGGTATGTCGTGGCTCGTGCTGAGGGTAAAAGAGGGGGCATATATTTTTTCAACAGGAGTGGTGAATTGTTGTGGAGCTATAAAATTGATAAAATTGACAATGGTATATGGGTAGCGATAAGCTCCGATGGAAATTATATAGTGGCTGGTAGCTATGAAGATGATGGGAAAGTATATTTTTTCAACAGGAGTGGTGAATTGTTGTGGAGCTATGAAACTGGCGATACCGTTTCATCGGTAGCGATAAGCTCCGATGGGAATTATATAGTGGCTGGTAATACTAATGGGAAAGTATATTTTTTCAACAGGAGTGGTGAATTGTTGTGGAGCTATGAAACTGGCGATACCGTTT